A segment of the Nitrosopumilus sp. genome:
TAAATCCTGTCATTGCGTGAGATTTTGAAAATGACTGTGTGATGATGCTCTTTTCATAATTGTAGCTTAGGATGCTTTTCCATTTCTTTTTTGCATATTGTGAATAAATCTCGTCACTTAACACGTATAGGTTGTTTTTTTGTACTAGTTCCATTATGCTGTCTTGTAATTTTTCATCCAGAATCTTTCCTGTAGGATTGTTTGGATAATTCAATACAATCATTTTTGTATTTGAATTAATTGTATTTTTTATCTGTTCCAATGATGGTTCCCACTTGTTTTCAAAGGTTGTATTGATTGTCCTGACTTTGATTCCTGAATTCAATGCGAAGTCTTTGTATGCTGGCCATGCAGGTTCGATGACAATCATTTCGTCTCCCGGATTAAGAAGTGTTGAAATTGCGGTAAAAATTGAAAATCTGGCGCCTGGACTTACTATGATGTTATCTTGTGTAATTTTCACGTTGAATTTCTTGGATGTGTATTTTGCTAGTGCTTCTCTAAATGCTGGCATGCCTTTTGCTTGACCATATTTTAAAAATCCCTTGTCAAATACTTCTGCCAAAGACTTCTTTACTATCTCTGGTGGTAAAAAGTCTGGTTCGCCAACTTCCATATGGATAATTTTTTTCCCTTGCAGTTCAAGTGACTTTGCTTTTAGGAATATTGAAAGATGCGTTTGTTTGTTGGTTGATTGAACTTTGATTGATTCATTTAAGAGAAAATTCAAAAATTTTGTGGCGATAGCTTCGTCTAGTCCTATTTCATTACATAATGAAATTACCTTTCCGCGTAAATTATTTTCTCGTAGTTCGTCTGTGACTCCTTTACCTGTACTCCTTTTGATCTCCCCTATCTCTTTTGCAATGCCTGTTCTTATTTTTAGCAACTCTATCATTTCTAAAGTCACTTCATCCATTTTGTTTCGGAGGTCGTTTATTCCTGACATTTTCTTACAACACCGGTTTAATCATTCCTGTTAGGAGTGCATGATCTGCTATGGTAAACGATACAAGTGAATCTACTACTGGTGGGGCTCTTGGCACAACACATGGGTCGTGTCTTCCTTTGACTTGAAGAACAGTTTCTTTCTTTGTTTTGATATCTATTGTTTTTTGTTTTTGAGCAATTGATGACGCTGGTTTGAATGCGATTCTGATGGTTATTGGCATTCCGTTTGAAATGCCGCCTAGAATTCCACCTGATCTATTTGTCTCTGTAACTATTTTTCCTTTTTTAATTGTATACAAGTCGTTATTTTCAGAACCATATAGTTCTGAACCTCGAAACCCTGAACCAAATTCTATTCCTTTCACTGAAGGAATCGAAAAAATTGCCTGGCTTAAATCTGATTCTAACGAATTAAAGATTGGTTCTCCTAGCCCAACTGGGACGTTGGTTGTAACCGATTCAATTATGCCTCCTAGTGAATCTCCTTTTTTTCTTGCATCCAAAATGCTTGCCCTCATAATTTTTGCAGTTTCATTCTGTGGACATCTGACTTCATTTTTATAAATTGATTTAATCATTTTTTCGTTAAACTCTCCTTTCATCTTTATTTTTCCAATTTGTGTTGTGAATGAGTTTGTCTCAATGTTTAGTGTGACCTTGAGTAGTTTTTTTGCAATAGCTCCTCCCATTACATGAGTTGCAGTTAATCTTCCTGAAAATCTTCCACCTCCACGATGATCATTTAGATGGTTGTATTTCATCATGGCGGGATAG
Coding sequences within it:
- a CDS encoding aminotransferase class I/II-fold pyridoxal phosphate-dependent enzyme, encoding MDEVTLEMIELLKIRTGIAKEIGEIKRSTGKGVTDELRENNLRGKVISLCNEIGLDEAIATKFLNFLLNESIKVQSTNKQTHLSIFLKAKSLELQGKKIIHMEVGEPDFLPPEIVKKSLAEVFDKGFLKYGQAKGMPAFREALAKYTSKKFNVKITQDNIIVSPGARFSIFTAISTLLNPGDEMIVIEPAWPAYKDFALNSGIKVRTINTTFENKWEPSLEQIKNTINSNTKMIVLNYPNNPTGKILDEKLQDSIMELVQKNNLYVLSDEIYSQYAKKKWKSILSYNYEKSIITQSFSKSHAMTGFRVGYGIANEKIIEKMAKLEALCLTNVSEPIQYVAMKALEADTSDNSNTVQSRLDILAQKVNEMELDFVIPDGAMYIFARINKEGFNGVQFANSALEKGLAIAPGEGFGDYKNFIRISACQNEKILVEGMNILSKVMSEYQ
- the aroC gene encoding chorismate synthase, whose translation is MLPGSSIGQHLVLTSFGESHGKAIGAIVDGCPAGLELDEKDIQKMLDLRKPGQNIISTQRKEKDIVEIISGVFRGHTTGAPITMMIRNADQKSKDYENLKTKLRPGHSDYPAMMKYNHLNDHRGGGRFSGRLTATHVMGGAIAKKLLKVTLNIETNSFTTQIGKIKMKGEFNEKMIKSIYKNEVRCPQNETAKIMRASILDARKKGDSLGGIIESVTTNVPVGLGEPIFNSLESDLSQAIFSIPSVKGIEFGSGFRGSELYGSENNDLYTIKKGKIVTETNRSGGILGGISNGMPITIRIAFKPASSIAQKQKTIDIKTKKETVLQVKGRHDPCVVPRAPPVVDSLVSFTIADHALLTGMIKPVL